The proteins below are encoded in one region of Kineosporia corallincola:
- a CDS encoding LysR family transcriptional regulator: MARKADITLAQLRYFVEAATCLSMTQAATNLLVAQSAVSSAVAQLENQVGAQLFIRMRSKGLALTPAGRQLLGDARAVLGSLDEALDSARGMDEQVRGTIRIAFFVTLAPFLLADMMTLIAERHPHLEVDVVEVDADEAREALRSGRAEMAVSYDFGFGDEMRREVVATVSPHVVLPAGHRLASRRQVPLRELAHDQLILLDLPHSREYFLDVMRAAGVEPVVRHRSYGYETVRSLVAKGYGYSILNQRPRHDSTYDGRSVVTRPIADEAPGLPLVVATLRSVRSTARVRAVADAVRVVATALADEYRSAS, encoded by the coding sequence ATGGCCCGCAAGGCGGACATCACGCTGGCGCAGCTGCGCTACTTCGTCGAGGCGGCCACCTGCCTGAGCATGACCCAGGCCGCCACCAACCTCCTGGTTGCCCAGTCCGCCGTGTCCTCCGCGGTGGCGCAGCTGGAGAACCAGGTCGGAGCGCAGCTTTTCATCCGGATGCGGTCCAAGGGCCTGGCCCTGACCCCGGCCGGGCGGCAGCTGCTGGGCGATGCCCGGGCCGTGCTCGGCAGTCTCGACGAGGCGCTCGACTCCGCCCGCGGCATGGACGAGCAGGTGCGCGGCACCATCCGGATCGCCTTCTTCGTCACCCTGGCGCCGTTCCTGCTGGCCGACATGATGACGCTGATCGCCGAGCGCCACCCGCACCTGGAGGTGGACGTGGTCGAGGTGGACGCCGACGAGGCCCGGGAGGCGCTGCGCTCGGGACGCGCGGAGATGGCTGTCAGCTACGACTTCGGCTTCGGTGACGAGATGCGCCGCGAGGTCGTCGCCACCGTCTCGCCGCACGTGGTGCTGCCCGCCGGGCACCGGCTGGCCTCACGTCGCCAGGTGCCGCTGCGCGAGCTCGCCCACGACCAGCTGATCCTGCTCGACCTGCCGCACAGCCGTGAGTACTTCCTCGACGTGATGCGTGCCGCGGGGGTGGAACCGGTCGTGCGGCACCGCTCCTACGGCTACGAGACGGTGCGCTCCCTCGTCGCCAAGGGGTACGGCTACTCCATCCTCAACCAGCGTCCCCGGCACGACTCCACCTACGACGGCCGGTCCGTGGTGACCCGCCCGATCGCCGACGAGGCGCCCGGCCTGCCCCTGGTGGTGGCCACGCTGCGGTCGGTGCGTTCCACGGCCCGGGTGCGGGCCGTGGCCGACGCGGTACGGGTGGTGGCCACGGCGCTGGCCGACGAGTACCGCTCGGCGTCCTGA
- a CDS encoding ABC transporter substrate-binding protein yields the protein MRFPRRRTTTVTGAVFAAVSLTLAGCADTGSSTTGSAASGTDLPADYLSAAKTFSEALNTGGEKLGGTVTVVGTLSGAEKERLLSTFAPFEEATGIKVDYTGTEDYATVVQSGVDSGNPVDVMTVTSLAMVKQYAESGDLKDVGEIVGEDTLKKNFGQGLIDAASVDDKTYGIYMSMDNFMVWYNPDTYDGPTDGTWDDLTKWTDEQASSGTAPWCLGLSAGASTGWPGAFMVLNQLVKSAGPDVANGLATGETKWTDPEVKAAFQTVGDLIQKDGSVYGGASAALSTEQGAAGNGMYTDPQQCSLFEWGTYGAATLIAGNSEVKAGENLDFMPIPASNEKYADTEAYTGTVVSAFSDRPEVKAFLKYMASDEEQTLIAATGNYVAPNSNVPTEAYPNELLKRISTDMLSKDLTPLPSSTIDTSVRSTLYTAFSNFVQDPTTLDADLKTIDDAQAALG from the coding sequence ATGCGCTTTCCCCGACGTCGCACCACCACGGTCACCGGCGCGGTGTTCGCCGCCGTGTCGCTGACGCTGGCCGGCTGCGCCGACACCGGCAGCTCCACCACCGGTTCCGCCGCCTCCGGCACCGATCTGCCCGCCGACTACCTGAGCGCGGCGAAGACCTTCTCCGAGGCGCTGAACACCGGCGGCGAGAAGCTCGGCGGCACCGTGACCGTCGTCGGCACCCTGAGCGGGGCTGAGAAGGAGCGCCTGCTCTCGACCTTCGCGCCGTTCGAGGAGGCCACCGGGATCAAGGTCGACTACACCGGCACCGAGGACTACGCCACGGTCGTGCAGTCCGGCGTGGACTCCGGCAACCCGGTCGACGTGATGACCGTGACCAGCCTGGCGATGGTCAAGCAGTACGCCGAGTCCGGCGACCTGAAGGACGTCGGCGAGATCGTCGGCGAGGACACGCTGAAGAAGAACTTCGGCCAGGGCCTGATCGACGCCGCCAGCGTGGACGACAAGACCTACGGCATCTACATGTCGATGGACAACTTCATGGTCTGGTACAACCCGGACACCTACGACGGCCCGACCGACGGCACCTGGGACGACCTGACGAAGTGGACCGACGAGCAGGCCTCCTCCGGCACCGCTCCCTGGTGCCTGGGCCTGAGCGCGGGCGCCAGCACCGGCTGGCCGGGCGCCTTCATGGTGCTCAACCAGCTGGTCAAGTCGGCCGGCCCGGACGTCGCGAACGGCCTGGCCACCGGTGAGACCAAGTGGACCGACCCGGAGGTCAAGGCCGCCTTCCAGACCGTCGGCGACCTGATCCAGAAGGACGGCTCGGTCTACGGCGGCGCCTCCGCCGCCCTGTCCACCGAGCAGGGCGCGGCCGGCAACGGCATGTACACCGACCCGCAGCAGTGCTCGCTGTTCGAGTGGGGCACCTACGGCGCCGCCACCCTGATCGCCGGCAACTCCGAGGTCAAGGCCGGCGAGAACCTCGACTTCATGCCGATCCCGGCGAGCAACGAGAAGTACGCCGACACCGAGGCCTACACCGGCACCGTGGTCTCCGCCTTCTCCGACCGTCCCGAGGTCAAGGCGTTCCTCAAGTACATGGCCTCCGACGAGGAGCAGACCCTGATCGCGGCCACCGGCAACTACGTGGCCCCGAACAGCAACGTGCCCACCGAGGCCTACCCGAACGAGCTGCTCAAGCGGATCTCGACGGACATGCTGAGCAAGGACCTGACGCCGCTGCCGAGCAGCACCATCGACACCAGCGTCCGCTCCACCCTGTACACCGCCTTCTCGAACTTCGTGCAGGACCCGACCACCCTGGACGCCGACCTGAAGACGATCGACGACGCCCAGGCCGCTCTCGGCTGA
- a CDS encoding carbohydrate ABC transporter permease, producing MIPALVLLWLALGERLLNLLPARAQDRVRPWIWLAVPLLLGGTILLYPLVQTLIMSFQNRSGDGFVGLDNYGWVLSEQIRPVLVNNLVWLIVLPLITLVIGLVVAALADRVRYEWLVRTVMILPMAISFSAAAVIWRLMYAYQPSGAAQTGTLNGVLNALGLETEPFLSDPAVTTWALIAIGVWMSTGTAMLMLSAAIKNVDHSTLEAARLDGAGELRAFWHIAIPQIAPTIIVVYTTQVIFALKIFDIVYTMTNGAFDTNVIANRMYAELFQARDYGHASAIAVVLLIVAIPIIVVNVRQFREENAR from the coding sequence GTGATCCCCGCACTGGTTCTGCTCTGGCTGGCCCTGGGTGAACGGCTCCTGAACCTGCTGCCCGCCCGCGCGCAGGACCGCGTGCGCCCGTGGATCTGGCTCGCCGTCCCGCTGCTGCTGGGCGGCACCATCCTGCTGTACCCGCTGGTGCAGACCCTGATCATGTCGTTCCAGAACCGTTCCGGTGACGGCTTCGTCGGTCTGGACAACTACGGCTGGGTGCTCAGTGAGCAGATCCGCCCGGTGCTGGTGAACAACCTGGTCTGGCTGATCGTTCTGCCGCTGATCACGCTGGTCATCGGTCTGGTGGTCGCCGCGCTGGCCGACCGGGTGCGCTACGAGTGGCTGGTCCGCACCGTGATGATCCTGCCGATGGCGATCTCGTTCTCGGCCGCCGCCGTCATCTGGCGGCTGATGTACGCCTACCAGCCCTCCGGTGCCGCGCAGACCGGCACGCTCAACGGCGTCCTCAATGCCCTGGGGCTGGAGACCGAACCGTTCCTGTCCGACCCCGCGGTGACCACCTGGGCGCTGATCGCGATCGGTGTGTGGATGTCGACCGGCACCGCGATGCTCATGCTCTCGGCGGCGATCAAGAACGTCGACCACTCCACCCTGGAGGCCGCCCGCCTGGACGGCGCCGGTGAGCTGCGCGCCTTCTGGCACATCGCGATCCCGCAGATCGCGCCCACCATCATCGTCGTCTACACCACGCAGGTGATCTTCGCGCTGAAGATCTTCGACATCGTGTACACGATGACCAACGGCGCGTTCGACACCAACGTCATCGCCAACCGGATGTACGCGGAGCTGTTCCAGGCCCGCGACTACGGCCACGCCTCGGCCATCGCCGTGGTGCTGCTGATCGTGGCGATCCCGATCATCGTCGTCAACGTCCGCCAGTTCCGCGAGGAGAACGCCCGATGA